From Deltaproteobacteria bacterium, a single genomic window includes:
- the rsmH gene encoding 16S rRNA (cytosine(1402)-N(4))-methyltransferase RsmH: MAGSDYHRPVLLDESLASLALRPGSRVVDGTVGGGGHAEAILQAIAPSGSLIGLDVDEEALEACAARLACFGDRVHLERASFRELGRVLEARGVTRVDAVLLDLGVSSRQLDAPQRGFRFAEESADVTALDMRMDARSPDTAARLLAEAPPAELERWFREYGELPGARRLAEAIVEARRTAPLRTARDLLAVVARARVGGGRRHHPATLVFQALRIAVNDELAALEEGLEAAIEALAPRGRLVVIAYHSLEDRIVKERLRAEARGCVCPPRQPVCTCGRRPRLRLLTRRAVRPSEHEVHSNPRARSARLRAAERLADPSGAGRLRAESEAA, translated from the coding sequence TTGGCCGGGTCCGACTATCACCGGCCGGTCCTTCTCGACGAGAGCCTCGCGTCGCTCGCCCTCCGGCCCGGCTCCCGGGTGGTGGACGGCACGGTCGGCGGCGGCGGCCACGCCGAGGCGATTCTCCAGGCGATCGCTCCCAGCGGAAGCTTGATCGGACTCGACGTCGACGAGGAGGCGCTCGAGGCCTGCGCCGCGCGGCTGGCCTGCTTCGGGGATCGCGTGCACCTCGAGCGCGCCTCGTTCCGGGAGCTCGGTCGGGTCCTCGAGGCGCGGGGGGTCACCCGGGTGGATGCGGTGCTGCTCGATCTCGGCGTCTCCTCGCGGCAGCTCGACGCCCCGCAACGCGGTTTCCGTTTCGCCGAGGAGAGCGCGGACGTGACGGCCCTCGACATGCGGATGGATGCGCGCAGTCCGGACACGGCGGCGCGCCTGCTCGCCGAGGCACCTCCCGCGGAGCTCGAGCGCTGGTTCCGCGAGTACGGCGAGCTGCCGGGTGCCCGGCGTCTCGCGGAGGCGATCGTGGAGGCGCGCCGGACCGCCCCCCTGCGCACGGCCCGCGACCTGCTGGCGGTCGTGGCGCGCGCGCGGGTCGGCGGGGGACGCCGACACCATCCCGCGACGCTCGTCTTCCAGGCCCTGCGCATCGCCGTCAACGACGAGCTGGCCGCGCTCGAGGAGGGCCTCGAGGCCGCAATCGAGGCGCTCGCGCCGCGCGGCCGCCTGGTCGTGATCGCCTACCACTCGCTCGAGGACCGGATCGTGAAGGAGCGGCTGCGCGCCGAGGCGCGCGGCTGCGTCTGCCCGCCGCGCCAGCCTGTCTGCACCTGCGGGCGGCGGCCCCGGCTGCGCCTGCTCACGCGGCGCGCCGTGCGACCCTCCGAGCACGAGGTGCACAGCAACCCGCGGGCGCGTTCCGCCCGCCTCCGCGCCGCCGAACGCCTCGCCGACCCCTCGGGCGCCGGCCGGCTGCGCGCCGAATCGGAGGCCGCCTGA
- a CDS encoding division/cell wall cluster transcriptional repressor MraZ has product MFQGRFVHQIDAKGRVSIPAGIRMELQRRSQLAPTLTIRPDHLALFAHEDFQAFADRLMAVDPLHLQGQELARFFIAHSEACAPDSQGRILIPAHMREHAQIEKEVVIAGVGNWIEIWDRRRFEEGHQRTLARFGEISAEVSKLGH; this is encoded by the coding sequence ATGTTCCAGGGCCGGTTCGTCCACCAGATCGATGCGAAGGGCCGGGTGAGCATCCCGGCGGGGATCCGGATGGAGCTCCAGCGCCGCAGCCAGCTCGCGCCGACCCTGACGATCCGGCCGGATCATCTCGCGCTCTTCGCGCACGAGGACTTCCAGGCGTTCGCGGACCGGCTGATGGCGGTCGACCCGCTCCATCTCCAGGGTCAGGAGCTCGCCCGCTTCTTCATCGCCCACAGCGAGGCGTGCGCGCCGGACTCGCAGGGCCGGATCCTGATCCCGGCCCACATGCGCGAGCACGCCCAGATCGAGAAGGAAGTGGTGATCGCGGGCGTCGGCAACTGGATCGAGATCTGGGACCGGCGCCGCTTCGAAGAAGGTCATCAGCGGACGCTGGCGCGCTTCGGCGAGATCTCCGCGGAGGTCTCGAAGCTTGGGCACTGA